A genomic region of Alicyclobacillus sp. SO9 contains the following coding sequences:
- a CDS encoding AAA family ATPase: MERPTFIVIDPNLERARATCELLSPKGDAFPTVELKGVLRIQKQQGHVDAILLDVDATEDLSGTVERLHRVYPTALLYVTGERIPVSLWGPLVELGVRDLVSHPLTARRIAQLVGFDFESIKQEVAPHPQGIPDTAMSAVAARRQLDHKPTYSRVICVTSPKGGEGRTTLVTHLANHYAKHGPVVIIDADAQGDIANAFRLDVSHTIVEMDNVKSEKAYLDTLLAMDKETGIRILPSPVGERMNHISRKQLERAILEYRRFYPVILIDLPQGFLPLHRTALDFATQYICVVTPDTKRYQRVEEYVRKLRTEGGEPGVSPVEFVLNYNKPYSKIEDRPVRALLQGYKVTGLPYDRSLMQRIVGKKLFKACKVLEDEQVDVVSHVVQQRKKWRGKRA, from the coding sequence GTGGAAAGACCAACGTTCATCGTAATTGACCCGAATTTGGAACGGGCGAGGGCCACGTGCGAGCTGCTGAGCCCCAAAGGAGACGCGTTCCCTACAGTTGAATTGAAAGGCGTCCTACGTATCCAGAAACAACAGGGGCATGTGGACGCTATTCTCCTGGATGTGGATGCCACGGAGGACTTGTCTGGGACTGTGGAACGGCTTCACCGGGTCTATCCTACGGCACTGCTGTACGTGACGGGGGAACGGATCCCGGTGAGTTTATGGGGGCCGCTCGTCGAGCTGGGTGTACGGGATTTGGTGTCCCATCCCTTGACGGCACGTAGAATCGCACAACTGGTGGGCTTTGACTTTGAATCGATAAAGCAGGAGGTTGCGCCGCATCCACAAGGGATCCCGGATACAGCCATGTCTGCCGTTGCTGCACGAAGACAATTGGATCACAAACCCACGTATTCCCGTGTTATCTGCGTGACCAGTCCGAAGGGCGGCGAGGGACGAACCACCCTCGTGACGCATTTAGCCAATCATTATGCGAAGCATGGCCCAGTGGTCATTATTGATGCGGATGCGCAGGGGGATATCGCCAATGCATTCCGATTGGATGTCTCCCATACCATCGTTGAAATGGACAATGTGAAATCTGAGAAAGCCTATCTGGATACGCTTCTGGCGATGGACAAAGAAACCGGCATTCGAATCCTTCCGAGCCCCGTAGGGGAACGGATGAATCATATCTCCCGCAAGCAGCTGGAGCGGGCCATCCTAGAGTACCGTCGTTTCTACCCGGTCATCCTGATTGATTTACCGCAAGGCTTCTTGCCCCTGCATCGGACAGCACTGGACTTTGCCACACAGTACATTTGTGTGGTGACCCCGGATACAAAACGCTATCAGCGTGTTGAGGAGTATGTCCGGAAGTTGCGAACAGAAGGGGGAGAGCCTGGTGTGTCCCCTGTGGAATTTGTGCTGAACTATAACAAACCCTATAGCAAGATAGAGGACCGGCCTGTACGTGCCTTGTTACAAGGGTATAAGGTAACCGGTTTGCCCTACGACAGAAGCCTCATGCAACGGATTGTCGGCAAAAAACTGTTTAAGGCCTGCAAGGTCCTGGAGGATGAGCAGGTCGATGTCGTCTCTCACGTCGTGCAACAAAGGAAGAAGTGGAGGGGGAAACGTGCATAA
- a CDS encoding flagella basal body P-ring formation protein FlgA, with amino-acid sequence MHKTTGVFIGIIGVVGLGTGILAQREVFNAKHLTPVVVAVRNVSPYQKITRADVRIENRALVNLNTHPETKTTSVIGQYTRTGLVAGEMVFPGTVSHKSVFMSLSANERAVAIALNNSGFSIQDLRPGMHVDLVGATQGAHSGTSGGIIASDVRILQVVTANSTAPNKIIVAVPVSDATAASQAAIDGNVRVDVVPKG; translated from the coding sequence GTGCATAAGACAACAGGTGTTTTCATCGGGATCATCGGTGTGGTGGGTCTTGGCACCGGCATCTTGGCGCAGAGAGAGGTCTTCAATGCAAAGCATCTTACACCCGTGGTCGTGGCAGTTCGAAATGTATCTCCGTATCAAAAAATCACCCGTGCAGATGTACGGATAGAGAATCGTGCCCTCGTGAACTTGAACACGCATCCAGAGACCAAGACAACAAGCGTGATCGGGCAGTACACCCGTACGGGGCTGGTTGCAGGAGAGATGGTCTTTCCAGGGACGGTATCGCACAAGTCAGTCTTTATGAGTCTATCTGCCAATGAACGAGCTGTCGCCATTGCGCTCAATAATTCTGGATTTAGCATCCAAGACCTTCGACCAGGCATGCATGTAGACCTGGTAGGTGCGACGCAAGGGGCTCACAGTGGTACAAGTGGCGGCATCATTGCTTCTGACGTCCGGATTCTGCAAGTGGTCACAGCGAATTCTACCGCGCCGAACAAGATTATCGTCGCTGTGCCAGTAAGTGATGCGACGGCTGCCTCACAGGCCGCCATAGATGGAAATGTACGTGTGGATGTCGTACCGAAAGGGTAG
- a CDS encoding S1 family peptidase translates to MRRLLFTLVGSVGLLGGILFASSPVMASSRQASNIPKGGHDALDVSVYKSGDIGKTQFPNLYGGVVLTNNGKHINVYLTKLSKNAEKAIRHGAKSKLFTFIKTPHSKKQLLQIHHTVSQNAKTLFSKGIHLVSNGPDIKTGKEEINVANLTPSQKKYILKKFGKSNVEVNSVGTSSIPHLTASRSSDSAPWNGGDFITDDSTGDCTDGFGVHTTTQAFLLTAGHCYSTGTSVYNGAMTLGLGSFSYMGSVSGNGTSNEIDSALISASGGSSKLIWSGSSSNPVRDAVSGTSSVVVGDQVCQSGAFDGELCGLVVQNADMTIYPDNGKYTFTHEVEASNTSGGIANGAGDSGGPVFRWIGSYLYAVGTVSAGSGSTTCTNYPNNRQCYTNLYYENINNILNYFGVSINT, encoded by the coding sequence ATGCGTAGATTACTTTTTACCTTAGTCGGCAGTGTGGGACTTCTAGGAGGGATTTTATTTGCTTCTAGTCCTGTAATGGCGAGTAGTCGTCAAGCTTCGAATATTCCGAAAGGAGGACATGATGCTCTTGATGTAAGTGTTTATAAATCTGGTGATATAGGAAAGACTCAATTCCCTAATCTTTATGGCGGTGTGGTCTTAACGAATAATGGAAAACACATTAACGTTTATTTAACAAAATTGAGTAAAAATGCTGAAAAAGCTATACGACATGGGGCCAAGTCTAAGCTCTTCACCTTTATAAAGACGCCTCACAGTAAAAAACAACTTCTACAAATTCACCATACGGTTTCACAAAATGCAAAGACGTTATTTTCGAAAGGCATTCATTTAGTCAGTAATGGACCAGATATCAAGACTGGGAAGGAAGAAATTAACGTAGCAAATTTAACCCCAAGTCAAAAGAAGTATATTCTTAAGAAATTCGGGAAATCAAATGTTGAAGTCAACAGTGTTGGTACATCCTCTATTCCACACTTGACTGCAAGTCGCTCAAGTGATTCTGCACCTTGGAATGGGGGGGATTTTATAACCGATGATAGTACCGGAGATTGTACGGATGGATTCGGTGTTCATACAACAACTCAAGCATTTTTACTGACAGCTGGACACTGTTACTCCACTGGAACAAGTGTATATAATGGTGCAATGACATTAGGTCTTGGATCGTTTAGTTATATGGGATCAGTCAGTGGAAACGGTACCTCCAATGAGATTGATTCTGCCTTGATTTCTGCATCTGGGGGAAGTAGTAAGCTTATTTGGTCAGGAAGCTCTTCTAATCCTGTTAGAGATGCTGTCAGTGGTACGAGTTCGGTTGTAGTAGGAGATCAAGTTTGCCAAAGTGGGGCGTTCGATGGAGAGCTATGTGGGTTAGTGGTCCAAAATGCAGACATGACAATTTACCCCGACAACGGGAAATATACTTTTACGCATGAAGTCGAAGCAAGCAATACAAGTGGTGGTATAGCAAACGGGGCAGGGGATAGTGGTGGTCCCGTATTTCGATGGATAGGGTCCTATCTTTATGCGGTGGGAACAGTTTCTGCGGGATCCGGATCTACCACATGTACTAACTATCCAAATAACAGGCAATGTTATACCAATTTGTATTATGAAAATATAAATAACATTCTCAACTATTTTGGAGTTTCAATTAATACCTGA
- a CDS encoding vitamin K epoxide reductase family protein, which produces MMRVLKNTLLISGFIDSCYLLLYKYHLERMSFCPTHGCDTVNMSHYSDFFGIPVAFIGIIGYIVLFLTQLSSKNRFLNLTYTLLIFIAFSFSTYLTLTELLIIHAVCFWCAISFMFISTLTFIELYSFISNLYLSRSRLRP; this is translated from the coding sequence ATGATGCGAGTGCTTAAGAACACCTTGTTGATTTCCGGGTTCATTGACTCTTGTTATCTTCTGCTTTACAAGTATCATCTTGAAAGAATGAGTTTTTGTCCAACACATGGTTGCGATACAGTGAATATGAGCCACTATTCTGATTTTTTCGGTATTCCCGTTGCGTTTATAGGAATAATTGGGTATATTGTATTATTCTTGACTCAGCTTTCTTCAAAAAATAGATTCTTGAATTTAACATATACGCTTCTTATTTTCATAGCTTTCTCTTTTTCGACTTATTTAACATTAACGGAGTTACTTATAATTCATGCCGTGTGCTTTTGGTGTGCCATATCTTTCATGTTCATTAGTACCTTAACTTTCATAGAATTATATTCTTTTATAAGTAATCTATATCTGAGCAGATCACGTTTACGTCCGTAA
- a CDS encoding ATPase, T2SS/T4P/T4SS family yields MSQPSWDTLEALQFQEYEESQKELAVEEVSQAEGGTDLGQLATYQQELIDRLLQEPPSERTRIEQQTLLHQVISETSIPGPVHFDVIESVLDDMYGYGPVQELYDRLSVTDIQIFVPLADTEAHRIQYVENGVRKAFSGRFRDKTHAINWLNNKLARIGQRFDPASMTVDGAMPDGSRIHAVYGPSGYSTWDSEAGFRLVRCLVISIRRFGKLFTPTDLTNSGDVTARPTLYSATEYGFQMPEKWFVHQDASVDIATMEYFRIIMEMGINFLIAGGTGAGKTTFGNALTTYLPAHVVTLIIEESPELQAMVPHAIRLYEDRPNYVGSRVGFSLQDALKAALRMFPDRIFIAELRDQLAYLYLRAIQSGHDGSFTTIHASNCAAALRQLMTYAKSHPDKPTEEYLTTVMRERLGMVFHLSLDKKAKAQGLATAQYVDEVVEILPGNQGVETHTVMRYERGIDEAGQPRGYFHWMGPSSHFLLQMTELGFEIPASWR; encoded by the coding sequence GTGAGTCAACCAAGTTGGGATACATTGGAGGCTTTACAGTTTCAGGAGTATGAGGAATCTCAAAAGGAACTGGCCGTTGAAGAGGTCTCCCAGGCAGAGGGAGGAACCGATCTGGGTCAACTGGCAACGTATCAGCAAGAACTGATTGACCGGCTCCTGCAGGAGCCGCCAAGTGAACGAACGCGGATTGAACAGCAGACCTTGCTCCATCAGGTGATTTCCGAAACATCCATACCGGGGCCTGTACACTTTGACGTCATTGAATCGGTCCTGGACGATATGTACGGATACGGCCCGGTTCAGGAACTGTACGACCGGCTGTCTGTCACGGACATTCAGATTTTCGTCCCTTTAGCAGATACGGAGGCACATCGGATTCAGTACGTGGAGAATGGGGTACGAAAGGCATTCTCGGGCCGGTTTCGAGACAAAACCCACGCCATTAACTGGCTCAACAACAAGTTAGCACGCATCGGACAGCGATTTGACCCGGCCTCCATGACGGTGGACGGGGCCATGCCGGACGGCTCTCGCATCCATGCGGTCTACGGACCTTCCGGGTACTCTACCTGGGATTCTGAGGCGGGGTTCCGACTGGTCCGGTGTCTCGTTATCTCCATTCGCCGATTCGGTAAACTGTTCACCCCAACGGACCTGACCAATTCTGGAGACGTGACAGCCCGGCCCACACTCTACAGCGCGACAGAATACGGGTTCCAGATGCCGGAGAAATGGTTCGTGCACCAGGACGCCTCGGTAGATATCGCCACCATGGAGTACTTTCGCATCATCATGGAGATGGGCATCAACTTTCTCATTGCTGGCGGGACGGGCGCAGGAAAAACCACCTTTGGGAATGCGCTCACCACCTATCTGCCAGCGCACGTAGTGACGCTCATTATCGAGGAATCGCCGGAATTGCAGGCCATGGTGCCACACGCCATTCGGCTCTATGAAGACCGCCCCAATTACGTGGGCAGCAGAGTTGGATTCAGTCTCCAGGATGCCCTCAAGGCAGCGCTGCGCATGTTTCCAGACCGGATTTTTATTGCGGAGCTGCGAGATCAACTGGCCTATTTGTATTTGCGCGCTATCCAGAGTGGGCACGACGGCTCCTTTACCACCATCCATGCTTCCAATTGTGCCGCTGCACTCCGGCAGCTCATGACCTATGCCAAGTCCCATCCAGACAAGCCTACGGAGGAATACCTGACCACCGTCATGAGGGAGCGTCTCGGCATGGTGTTTCACCTCAGTTTGGATAAGAAAGCGAAGGCACAAGGGCTTGCTACGGCCCAGTACGTGGATGAAGTGGTGGAAATTCTGCCGGGCAATCAAGGCGTGGAGACCCATACGGTGATGCGGTATGAACGCGGGATCGATGAGGCGGGGCAGCCCCGTGGGTATTTCCACTGGATGGGGCCGAGTTCCCACTTTCTATTACAGATGACGGAACTCGGATTTGAGATTCCCGCATCATGGAGGTGA
- a CDS encoding type II secretion system F family protein: MTFLGIVLITFLLGMTLWVRSRHRLHQQSMMLPGYRRTFRQKQSLTVKWGRGVRNWLKHLGGTSWMLTGLGTVLGAALGYMGFQSFTVGALVGLCTPLFVTLWLKKYLEKEYLQQVKDTLRFLESSFSSGGQMEDALPEMLNRSQGRMRREVEVAVALQRNGTPMRDILIHWNEMTLEPHLAFALRSIADVLKDAGDLVTVVSESITEMQRDEQFREALQVVTRNSWVNLSLVLSFPVISFLLFHHVVLTELQEMPWLTAVLGAGVLGFGSIFTWFIYVSRV; this comes from the coding sequence GTGACGTTTCTTGGTATTGTTCTCATCACCTTTCTGTTGGGGATGACCCTTTGGGTCAGGTCCAGACATCGGCTTCATCAACAAAGTATGATGCTGCCCGGTTACCGGCGTACGTTTCGGCAAAAGCAGTCTCTGACGGTGAAATGGGGACGTGGAGTCCGGAACTGGTTGAAACATCTGGGCGGGACCTCCTGGATGTTGACGGGACTCGGTACAGTGTTGGGCGCCGCACTGGGATATATGGGGTTTCAGTCCTTTACAGTGGGCGCACTCGTTGGATTGTGCACCCCGCTGTTCGTGACCTTGTGGCTGAAGAAATACCTGGAGAAAGAGTATCTCCAGCAGGTGAAAGATACCTTGAGATTTCTCGAATCCTCTTTTTCTAGTGGCGGGCAAATGGAGGATGCACTCCCGGAGATGCTCAATCGGTCGCAAGGTCGCATGCGACGTGAAGTGGAAGTGGCGGTGGCCCTTCAGCGAAATGGGACACCGATGAGAGACATCCTCATCCATTGGAACGAGATGACACTGGAACCGCATCTGGCGTTTGCGCTCCGGTCCATTGCAGATGTTCTGAAAGACGCAGGAGATCTCGTCACGGTGGTGTCTGAATCCATCACAGAGATGCAACGGGATGAGCAGTTTCGGGAAGCCCTGCAGGTGGTAACCCGTAATTCGTGGGTGAATCTTAGCCTGGTTCTGAGTTTCCCTGTCATCTCCTTCTTGCTGTTTCACCATGTCGTCCTCACAGAACTCCAAGAGATGCCGTGGCTGACGGCAGTCCTTGGCGCTGGCGTACTTGGGTTTGGGTCCATTTTCACCTGGTTCATCTATGTTTCCAGGGTATAG
- a CDS encoding IS110 family transposase, which yields MTSSLFVGIDVGSQENVVCCLTQDDEKRPVSRFTVTNNRPGILEFQDRISKLAKQKQAEEILFGLEHTGCYSTHAAMYLQRHLDFGVQRRVYVFNPSLIREFKKSHYLSAPKNDRVDAWFIAAKLRTGLLPHPFTWSEPLMALQRLTRARYHLMQDLSRESNFLMTNLYLKFSDYSSTGPFKRNKLSATSIAVMEEFESVEELCEMPLERLIEFLVAHGKNRFENPEVVAKVLQKAARSSYRLPQSMSDSVNLAMASSIRVIRTVQEQLKALRKGIEDHLATIPQTLDSIPGIGPILASGIVAELDVSQFKSHAEAAKHAGLAWTVHQSGKFTANRTRLIHSGNRYLKYYMVEAANSVRVHDPVFAEYYAKKRAEPKEFAEGRTLALTARKLMRVVFYLLKTNRLYTPEGGVRQRA from the coding sequence TTGACTTCCTCCTTGTTTGTCGGAATTGATGTAGGCAGCCAAGAGAACGTGGTTTGCTGCTTAACACAGGACGATGAGAAACGACCTGTGAGTCGATTCACCGTTACCAACAATCGTCCTGGGATTTTAGAGTTTCAGGATCGTATCTCCAAGCTGGCAAAACAGAAACAGGCTGAAGAGATTCTCTTTGGTCTCGAACATACTGGATGCTACTCAACCCATGCCGCCATGTATCTGCAACGTCATTTGGACTTTGGTGTTCAGCGTAGGGTCTACGTCTTTAACCCCAGTCTTATCAGGGAGTTTAAGAAATCCCATTACCTGAGTGCCCCCAAGAACGATAGAGTAGATGCCTGGTTTATCGCAGCTAAGCTTCGGACAGGCCTTCTCCCGCATCCCTTTACCTGGAGCGAGCCGCTCATGGCGTTGCAGCGCTTGACGCGAGCCCGCTACCACCTGATGCAGGATCTGTCTAGAGAGAGCAACTTCCTCATGACGAACTTGTATCTCAAGTTCAGTGACTACAGCAGCACAGGTCCCTTTAAGAGAAACAAGCTCTCGGCAACTTCCATTGCTGTCATGGAGGAATTCGAATCCGTTGAGGAACTCTGTGAGATGCCCCTTGAGCGTCTCATTGAATTCCTTGTGGCACATGGCAAGAACCGATTCGAAAATCCTGAGGTCGTTGCTAAAGTGCTACAGAAGGCTGCTCGCTCCTCGTACCGGCTACCCCAGTCGATGTCGGACTCGGTCAATCTCGCAATGGCTTCTAGTATTCGCGTGATTCGAACGGTACAAGAGCAACTGAAGGCACTACGCAAAGGAATTGAGGACCACTTGGCGACGATCCCGCAAACCCTTGATTCCATTCCCGGTATCGGTCCCATTCTTGCTTCCGGCATTGTAGCTGAGCTGGATGTAAGCCAGTTTAAGAGCCACGCGGAAGCCGCTAAACACGCCGGGCTCGCTTGGACCGTTCACCAGTCCGGGAAATTCACAGCCAACCGAACTCGACTGATTCATTCTGGCAACCGCTACCTCAAGTACTACATGGTTGAAGCGGCAAACAGTGTCCGGGTGCACGACCCTGTTTTCGCCGAGTACTATGCCAAGAAGAGAGCGGAGCCAAAGGAATTTGCCGAGGGACGTACCCTTGCGCTTACAGCCCGGAAACTGATGCGAGTGGTCTTCTATCTGCTAAAGACCAACCGACTTTACACTCCGGAAGGAGGGGTCCGACAACGCGCATAA
- a CDS encoding type II secretion system F family protein codes for MIGLGVSIVVMCFGLGVLYYAFPDVGVAWYKLQGGRSKAAQQNRKRVYKGLVRMMEAGIPYPLLHRLNHMVRMAGRPYGLEAPDWVLVELGVILVTWPPLMLRGSRFSGLLLSIAFMALPWLLLRSKAKQRRLDAQTQIRAMKRMFRMKLLDGAHIPDALQSVGDAAIGEFGDTFRKHLTRLDQSMKIAMQGLRDEYGIPELDVFALALELGEEKTSQELLKELNRQIDDEYKHIQNYLEARMSRLKMAQGGAIFLLVLVVVGVMMTFAVAGTLHMIGKGGLLG; via the coding sequence ATGATTGGACTGGGTGTGAGTATCGTCGTGATGTGCTTTGGCTTGGGGGTGCTGTATTATGCCTTCCCGGATGTGGGGGTTGCCTGGTACAAGCTTCAAGGAGGACGCAGCAAGGCAGCGCAACAAAACAGAAAGCGCGTGTACAAGGGGCTGGTTCGCATGATGGAGGCCGGGATCCCCTATCCCCTGTTGCACCGATTGAACCATATGGTCCGGATGGCAGGGAGGCCCTATGGGTTGGAGGCCCCCGACTGGGTGCTGGTGGAACTGGGGGTCATCCTGGTGACCTGGCCGCCCCTGATGCTTCGCGGGAGTCGCTTCAGTGGACTGTTGCTCTCCATCGCCTTCATGGCATTGCCTTGGTTGCTGCTGCGTTCCAAGGCGAAGCAGCGGCGGCTGGATGCACAGACGCAAATTCGGGCCATGAAGCGCATGTTTCGGATGAAGTTACTCGATGGCGCACACATTCCCGACGCCCTGCAATCGGTAGGCGATGCAGCCATTGGCGAATTTGGGGACACATTTCGCAAACATCTGACTCGGTTGGACCAAAGCATGAAAATTGCCATGCAGGGACTGAGAGATGAATACGGCATTCCGGAATTGGATGTGTTTGCCCTGGCGTTGGAACTGGGAGAAGAGAAGACGTCTCAAGAACTGTTGAAGGAGTTGAACCGACAGATTGACGACGAGTACAAACACATCCAAAACTACCTGGAAGCCAGAATGAGTCGCCTGAAGATGGCGCAAGGGGGGGCCATCTTTCTCTTGGTCCTTGTCGTGGTCGGCGTTATGATGACCTTTGCCGTCGCTGGGACACTGCACATGATTGGAAAGGGAGGATTACTCGGATGA
- a CDS encoding ParM/StbA family protein, translated as MAVLGIDLGYGFTKGVVTGSEEKFLCQSLIGSSLERVLSGGLFGTNHPDDIQVDIERGGTSDSYFIGELARRESTDVTYTMDENKIDHPLTQVLLCAASAVLWPGKDAGPVHLVTGLPMSHYKTQKAKLEENLRKLDAKVRIPGKNTGWVPVKFDRVTVFMQGYGAAYAAVLDENGKPRDKEVLQSGGLVVVIESGHKTTDVVTFETKPKFRPVDHLSFSLNLGGDNLAQTMLRVFQEKAGAQCPASVQDQWTYEGQLWYDGKEVNAKRELDQARERLGQTIMDRIRARFGDNAGRVSTVFLAGRNAPLVEQPCKSTWNNVRVVDNPQFANAEGYRIVGEMLERKATARSQDKIRIA; from the coding sequence ATGGCCGTACTGGGTATTGATTTGGGATATGGGTTTACCAAAGGGGTCGTCACAGGTTCAGAGGAGAAATTTCTCTGTCAATCCCTGATTGGATCGAGTTTGGAGCGCGTGCTCTCTGGCGGTCTGTTTGGTACGAATCATCCAGATGACATCCAGGTGGATATTGAACGCGGCGGCACATCCGACTCTTACTTCATCGGAGAGCTGGCTAGAAGAGAATCGACGGATGTCACCTATACCATGGATGAAAACAAAATTGACCATCCTCTGACACAGGTATTGCTGTGCGCAGCCAGCGCGGTGCTGTGGCCAGGAAAGGACGCAGGGCCGGTGCATCTGGTCACGGGTCTGCCCATGAGTCATTACAAGACACAAAAGGCGAAGCTGGAGGAGAACCTGAGAAAGTTGGATGCCAAGGTGCGGATTCCGGGCAAAAATACGGGCTGGGTCCCTGTGAAGTTTGACCGAGTCACCGTCTTCATGCAGGGGTATGGGGCCGCGTACGCAGCAGTGCTGGATGAGAACGGGAAGCCGAGAGATAAGGAGGTCCTGCAAAGTGGTGGACTGGTGGTCGTGATTGAGTCTGGCCACAAGACCACAGATGTCGTGACCTTTGAAACGAAGCCAAAGTTTCGCCCAGTCGATCACCTGTCCTTCAGCCTGAACCTGGGCGGGGACAACTTGGCCCAGACCATGCTGCGTGTGTTTCAGGAGAAAGCCGGTGCCCAGTGTCCTGCGTCGGTGCAGGACCAATGGACGTATGAGGGGCAGCTTTGGTACGACGGGAAAGAAGTGAATGCCAAACGGGAATTGGACCAGGCGCGGGAACGGCTGGGGCAAACCATCATGGACCGGATTCGTGCCCGGTTTGGGGACAACGCAGGTCGGGTCAGTACCGTGTTCCTGGCAGGGCGCAACGCGCCTTTGGTCGAGCAGCCCTGCAAAAGTACGTGGAACAATGTGAGGGTGGTCGACAACCCCCAATTCGCCAACGCAGAAGGGTATCGGATTGTGGGAGAAATGCTGGAACGAAAAGCAACTGCCAGGTCTCAGGACAAAATTCGGATAGCGTGA
- a CDS encoding EAL domain-containing protein, whose amino-acid sequence MELIPVFQGIVEVTSAQVIGYEAMIRGRIGRTRVGPGDLFAEARRTDSVVQLDNQARAASLGSYVHRELLFLNVEVPTLDMKALTFPPHVDLSRVVLEVTEAVQFQHPIEEVATYLEPFRREGMQVAIDDYGRAWSNLPRIEVLHPEYLKLDRRICANVAERPSVVAGMVSFCERAGIHLIAEGIETAKQAQVISDLGVRLAQGYYYDVPHALQRAAVT is encoded by the coding sequence ATGGAACTCATTCCAGTATTTCAAGGCATTGTGGAAGTCACTTCGGCTCAGGTCATCGGGTATGAAGCGATGATACGGGGACGGATAGGCCGCACGCGGGTGGGTCCTGGAGACCTCTTTGCAGAGGCTCGAAGAACAGACAGCGTGGTGCAATTGGACAACCAGGCTCGTGCCGCCAGTCTGGGTTCGTATGTTCACAGGGAGTTACTCTTTCTTAACGTAGAAGTGCCGACCCTGGACATGAAAGCATTGACCTTCCCACCGCATGTGGATTTGTCCCGTGTGGTACTGGAGGTGACTGAAGCCGTCCAGTTTCAGCATCCCATCGAAGAGGTGGCCACGTATCTGGAACCGTTTCGCCGGGAGGGGATGCAGGTCGCCATTGATGACTATGGTCGTGCCTGGTCCAACCTGCCCCGGATTGAGGTGCTCCACCCCGAGTACCTGAAGCTCGACCGGAGGATTTGTGCCAATGTGGCGGAGAGGCCCAGCGTGGTCGCCGGGATGGTGAGTTTTTGTGAACGTGCGGGGATACACCTCATTGCGGAAGGCATCGAGACTGCAAAACAAGCACAGGTCATCTCAGATTTGGGTGTACGGCTTGCACAAGGCTATTACTACGATGTGCCTCATGCATTGCAAAGGGCTGCGGTGACATGA